In Actinomyces sp. zg-332, the following proteins share a genomic window:
- the rplI gene encoding 50S ribosomal protein L9, whose product MAKIILTHDVDNLGAAGDVVEVKNGYARNYLLPRNLATPWTKGAQRQIDQMRAARRAREIADVEKAREIRDTLQESTVVVKAHAGKGGRLFGSISTSQIASAVKEGLNIDIDRRKVRIENTIKSTGHYKVAVKLHPEVDSFLKIQVVSA is encoded by the coding sequence ATGGCAAAAATTATTTTAACTCATGACGTTGATAATCTAGGTGCTGCAGGAGACGTAGTTGAAGTAAAGAATGGCTACGCACGCAACTACCTACTACCACGTAATCTAGCTACTCCTTGGACAAAGGGAGCACAGCGTCAGATTGATCAGATGCGTGCAGCACGTCGTGCACGTGAGATTGCTGATGTTGAAAAGGCTAGAGAAATACGTGACACTCTACAAGAATCAACTGTTGTTGTTAAGGCACATGCTGGTAAAGGTGGCCGTCTATTCGGTTCTATTTCCACAAGCCAAATCGCTTCAGCAGTTAAAGAAGGCCTAAACATTGATATCGATCGCCGTAAGGTTCGCATCGAAAACACTATCAAGTCAACAGGTCACTACAAGGTTGCTGTTAAATTGCATCCAGAAGTTGATTCATTCTT
- the rpsR gene encoding 30S ribosomal protein S18, with protein sequence MAKAPKVAKKKVAPVRAVKVGKIDYKDTALLRKFISDRGKIRARRVTGVSVQEQRAIAKAIKNAREMALLPYSSSSR encoded by the coding sequence ATGGCCAAAGCGCCAAAGGTAGCCAAGAAAAAAGTTGCACCAGTTCGTGCAGTTAAAGTTGGCAAAATTGATTATAAAGATACTGCGCTATTGCGTAAGTTTATTTCCGACCGTGGTAAGATTCGTGCACGTCGTGTAACAGGTGTATCCGTACAAGAGCAACGCGCTATCGCTAAAGCAATTAAGAACGCTCGCGAAATGGCTTTGTTGCCATATTCTAGCTCTAGTCGCTAA
- a CDS encoding single-stranded DNA-binding protein, whose protein sequence is MAGETTVTIVGNLTADPELRFTPSGAAVASFIVASSTRTFDRARGEYRDGDTLFMRCSVWNGAAENVTDSLSKGMRVIVRGRLTQRSYETREGERRTAFEIRVEEVGPSLRYATAEVKRSSRGGGDYSSPDNGYAANGSVPAEATPMQNEDPWPSSVGVSSFGEEPPF, encoded by the coding sequence GTGGCTGGCGAAACTACAGTAACTATTGTTGGCAATTTAACTGCTGATCCAGAATTGCGTTTTACACCATCTGGTGCAGCTGTTGCATCTTTCATCGTTGCTTCTTCTACTCGCACATTTGACCGTGCAAGAGGAGAATACCGTGACGGTGATACATTATTTATGCGTTGTTCTGTTTGGAATGGCGCTGCTGAGAATGTTACCGATTCTCTCTCGAAAGGTATGCGTGTTATTGTACGCGGTCGTTTGACTCAGCGTTCCTACGAAACACGTGAAGGCGAACGCCGTACTGCTTTTGAGATTAGAGTTGAAGAAGTTGGCCCGTCATTACGTTATGCTACTGCTGAAGTTAAGCGTTCATCACGCGGCGGTGGCGATTACTCAAGTCCAGATAATGGATATGCTGCAAACGGTTCTGTACCAGCAGAAGCTACACCTATGCAGAATGAAGACCCATGGCCTTCATCGGTTGGTGTAAGCTCATTTGGTGAAGAGCCTCCTTTCTGA
- the rpsF gene encoding 30S ribosomal protein S6 has protein sequence MRKYEMMIILSPTVDERTVAPTMEKILKVITGDGGSVENVDIWGKRRLAYEINKHSEGIYVVVDMTATPAQAQELDRQLSLNEDVLRTKLMRPEA, from the coding sequence TTGCGTAAATATGAGATGATGATTATTCTTTCTCCAACTGTTGACGAGCGTACAGTTGCTCCAACAATGGAAAAGATACTTAAAGTTATCACAGGCGATGGTGGCTCAGTTGAAAATGTAGATATTTGGGGCAAGCGTCGTTTGGCTTACGAAATTAACAAGCACTCAGAAGGAATTTATGTTGTTGTCGACATGACAGCAACTCCAGCACAGGCACAGGAACTTGATCGTCAGCTAAGTCTAAATGAAGATGTGTTACGCACCAAGTTAATGCGCCCAGAAGCATAA
- a CDS encoding transglycosylase domain-containing protein, with product MSPKPSRSSKRKTKVAKAKRPLGKRILRGVLLTGALSVLAGLLVFVLTYLLIPIPKPSELALAQTTKVYYSDGKTLMGEFSKVNRTIIDTKTIPKYVGDAVIASEDRNFYSNNGIDIKGIIRAAVNNVTGGARQGASTLTQQYVENYYSGSRGGYIGKIRESVLALKINSRVSKQEILDSYLNTIYFGRGAYGIEAAAKAYFNVSASELTLSQAALLAGLIPAPSAWDPAIDANMAKARWNRVIKYMSEDGMIAAKEKKDLKFPETIEPTVVNKYSGSTGYLLEHVRRELENRGKLSGDDLDTNGYKIVTTIDKDKQDAAVDAVAKLPSGHAENMRTALVSIDSKTGAIKAEYGGEDYLKIQRNAVIDDYVLPGSTFKAFALIAGLQNGESLNSYFPGNSPMTIDGYTLKNYGNVSYGNISLLRAWVYSANTPFVALNKKIGPEKTMDTAIKAGIPANSPGLGPYLSNTLGASAVHPIDLAKAFTTIASGGIKYGPYIVENVVDTKGNVVYKGKKPGERVFPEDLINEVHYAGLQATREHGGAVRTLNHAIAGKTGTAEDNKAALFSGWTPSLYTLVAMYQVGPKGEPETITPFGGYREIYGESFPTIVWKNYMAVVLKNQPNEQFPKRSGKYLETYNQSRYLEQRRLEQQRKREEEEAAEQEAEKEQQDQQSPQTEQPANPSQPSAPGQ from the coding sequence ATGTCTCCTAAACCTTCAAGGTCGTCTAAGAGAAAGACTAAGGTTGCAAAGGCTAAGCGTCCTTTGGGGAAAAGAATACTTAGAGGAGTTCTTTTAACTGGGGCTTTGAGTGTATTAGCTGGTTTATTAGTATTTGTTTTAACTTATTTGCTAATACCGATTCCTAAGCCTTCTGAATTAGCTTTGGCTCAGACAACAAAAGTTTACTACTCTGATGGCAAAACTTTGATGGGTGAATTTTCTAAGGTTAACAGAACTATTATAGACACTAAAACTATTCCTAAATATGTGGGAGATGCTGTAATTGCGTCTGAGGATCGTAACTTTTATAGCAATAATGGCATAGACATTAAAGGTATAATTCGTGCGGCTGTTAACAATGTAACTGGTGGTGCAAGACAAGGTGCCTCCACTCTTACACAGCAGTATGTTGAAAATTATTATTCAGGTAGCCGCGGCGGATATATCGGAAAAATTCGTGAATCTGTATTAGCTTTGAAAATAAATAGTCGTGTGTCAAAACAAGAAATTTTGGATTCTTACCTAAATACAATCTACTTTGGGCGTGGAGCATACGGTATTGAAGCAGCAGCAAAAGCATATTTCAATGTGAGTGCTTCTGAGCTCACACTTTCTCAGGCTGCTTTGCTAGCTGGTCTCATTCCTGCTCCATCTGCTTGGGATCCTGCTATAGATGCTAATATGGCTAAAGCTCGTTGGAACCGTGTAATTAAATACATGAGTGAAGACGGAATGATTGCTGCCAAAGAAAAGAAAGACTTAAAATTCCCTGAAACAATCGAACCTACTGTTGTAAATAAATATTCAGGTTCCACAGGTTATTTACTAGAACATGTTCGTAGAGAACTAGAAAACCGTGGAAAATTATCTGGTGATGATCTGGATACTAACGGTTATAAAATCGTTACTACAATTGATAAAGATAAGCAAGATGCTGCTGTTGATGCTGTGGCTAAGCTACCATCTGGTCATGCTGAAAACATGCGTACAGCGCTTGTTAGTATTGATAGTAAAACTGGTGCTATAAAAGCTGAATATGGTGGCGAAGATTATTTGAAGATTCAGCGTAATGCTGTTATTGATGATTATGTTTTGCCAGGTTCGACCTTTAAAGCTTTTGCATTGATTGCAGGTTTGCAAAATGGTGAAAGTTTAAACTCTTATTTTCCTGGAAATTCACCGATGACTATTGATGGATATACCTTGAAAAACTATGGAAATGTTTCTTACGGGAATATTAGTTTGTTGCGAGCTTGGGTTTATTCAGCTAACACACCTTTTGTCGCTTTGAATAAGAAGATTGGTCCTGAAAAGACTATGGACACAGCGATAAAGGCTGGTATTCCTGCTAATTCGCCAGGGCTTGGTCCTTATTTGTCAAATACATTGGGTGCTTCAGCTGTTCATCCTATAGATTTGGCTAAGGCGTTTACAACTATTGCTTCTGGGGGAATTAAATATGGTCCTTATATCGTTGAAAATGTTGTAGACACTAAGGGTAATGTAGTTTATAAAGGTAAGAAACCTGGGGAAAGGGTATTTCCTGAGGATCTTATTAATGAAGTACATTATGCTGGTCTTCAAGCAACTAGGGAACATGGTGGTGCTGTCAGAACTTTGAATCACGCTATTGCTGGTAAGACAGGTACTGCTGAGGATAATAAAGCTGCTTTGTTCTCCGGATGGACTCCTTCGCTTTATACGCTTGTAGCTATGTATCAGGTTGGTCCAAAAGGTGAACCTGAAACTATTACCCCATTTGGTGGTTATAGGGAAATTTATGGTGAGAGTTTTCCGACTATAGTTTGGAAGAACTATATGGCTGTAGTTTTGAAGAATCAGCCTAATGAGCAGTTCCCTAAGCGTTCAGGTAAGTATTTGGAAACTTATAATCAGAGTCGATATTTGGAACAGCGACGTTTAGAACAACAGCGTAAGAGAGAAGAAGAGGAAGCTGCGGAACAAGAAGCTGAGAAAGAGCAACAAGATCAGCAGTCTCCTCAGACGGAGCAACCAGCAAATCCGTCTCAGCCTTCAGCTCCAGGTCAATAA
- a CDS encoding CCA tRNA nucleotidyltransferase gives MQDNTALYANALKVLSDLPESIMDLATKFAEEGFDLALVGGPVRDAFLGLSPHDFDFTTSALPDDTERILRTWGTTWAIGKEFGTIGAKHGDVVVEVTTYRDEKYDIESRKPLVAFGDNLEGDLSRRDFTVNSMAMRLPAMVLVDPYNGLDDLANGILRTPVGAKQSFDDDPLRIMRAARFSAQLGFEVATDVYEAMSEMKDRLEIVSAERVQAELVKLICSSHPRKGLELLVDTGVCDIVLPEFSALRETVDEHNRHKDVYEHTLTVLDKAIALETDDQGPVPKPDFKLRFSAIMHDVGKPATRKFEEDGTVSFHHHELVGAKMTYKRMRALKFDKQTIKDVTHLVALHLRFHGYSEGAWTDSAVRRYIADAGPMLERLNRLTRSDCTTRNKRKIQILSAAYDDLENRIQRLREEEELAAIRPELDGEEIMQLLQLSPGPQVGKAYKFLLNLRLDEGMLGKEAVTERLLQWWEENK, from the coding sequence ATGCAGGATAATACAGCTCTATATGCTAATGCATTAAAAGTTTTGTCAGATTTACCAGAATCAATAATGGACTTAGCTACAAAATTTGCCGAAGAAGGTTTTGACTTAGCTTTAGTTGGAGGTCCTGTTAGAGATGCCTTTTTAGGATTGTCTCCCCACGATTTTGATTTTACAACTTCTGCTCTTCCTGATGATACTGAACGTATTTTACGCACTTGGGGTACCACTTGGGCTATAGGTAAAGAATTTGGGACAATCGGTGCAAAACATGGTGATGTGGTTGTAGAAGTGACTACTTATCGTGATGAAAAATATGACATTGAAAGCAGGAAACCCTTAGTAGCTTTTGGGGATAACCTTGAAGGTGATTTGTCTCGTCGAGATTTCACAGTTAATTCTATGGCTATGCGTTTACCTGCAATGGTACTTGTTGATCCTTACAATGGTCTAGATGACTTAGCTAACGGAATTTTGCGAACACCAGTTGGTGCTAAACAGTCTTTTGATGATGATCCTTTGAGGATAATGAGGGCTGCTCGTTTTTCTGCGCAATTGGGTTTTGAAGTTGCTACAGATGTTTATGAAGCAATGTCTGAAATGAAGGACCGTCTTGAAATAGTTTCAGCTGAAAGAGTTCAAGCAGAGTTAGTTAAACTAATTTGTTCTTCACATCCTCGCAAGGGCTTAGAACTACTTGTTGATACAGGCGTGTGCGATATTGTTTTACCAGAATTTAGTGCTTTGAGAGAAACTGTTGATGAGCATAATAGACATAAGGATGTTTACGAGCACACTTTGACGGTTTTAGACAAAGCCATTGCTTTAGAAACTGATGATCAAGGTCCAGTTCCAAAACCTGATTTTAAGTTACGTTTTTCAGCAATAATGCATGATGTTGGTAAACCAGCTACTCGTAAATTTGAAGAAGATGGAACGGTTTCATTCCACCACCATGAATTAGTGGGTGCAAAAATGACTTATAAGCGTATGCGTGCTTTGAAGTTTGATAAGCAAACAATAAAAGATGTTACCCATTTAGTTGCTCTACATTTGCGTTTTCATGGTTATAGTGAGGGAGCTTGGACGGATTCAGCTGTACGTCGGTATATTGCTGATGCCGGTCCTATGTTAGAGCGTTTAAATCGTTTAACTCGTTCAGACTGTACTACTCGGAATAAGCGTAAAATTCAGATATTGTCAGCAGCTTATGATGATTTAGAAAACAGAATTCAAAGGTTACGCGAAGAGGAAGAACTTGCTGCTATCAGACCAGAGCTTGACGGTGAAGAAATAATGCAGTTGTTGCAGTTATCACCTGGACCTCAGGTTGGAAAAGCGTATAAGTTTTTGCTTAATTTACGTCTAGATGAAGGTATGCTAGGTAAAGAAGCTGTTACTGAGCGTTTGTTACAGTGGTGGGAAGAAAATAAATAA
- a CDS encoding NUDIX hydrolase, with amino-acid sequence MSLKHNNLDPKLPIKTLRTKNSHLPIVHETSAGGIILKVEDGKGYVAVISRRNRAGKLEWCLPKGHLEGKETAPEAAVREIFEETGIYGRPLKHLSTISYWFVGTKKRVHKVVHHFLLEALSGELTIENDPDHEAEDVAWVELEKVSSQLAYPNERRIVNMAIDLLIN; translated from the coding sequence ATGTCCTTAAAGCACAACAATCTTGATCCTAAGCTACCTATAAAAACTTTGCGTACTAAAAACTCACATCTGCCTATAGTACACGAGACTTCAGCAGGCGGAATTATTCTTAAAGTCGAAGATGGCAAAGGATACGTAGCAGTAATTTCTAGGCGCAATCGTGCCGGGAAACTAGAGTGGTGCCTGCCAAAGGGACATTTAGAAGGAAAAGAAACTGCTCCAGAAGCCGCTGTTCGAGAAATATTTGAAGAAACTGGAATATATGGCAGACCTTTAAAGCATTTGTCAACAATTTCATACTGGTTCGTTGGTACTAAAAAGCGTGTACATAAAGTCGTACATCATTTTTTACTTGAAGCTTTAAGCGGTGAGTTAACCATAGAAAATGATCCTGATCATGAAGCAGAAGATGTTGCTTGGGTGGAACTAGAAAAAGTTTCATCACAACTAGCCTACCCAAATGAGCGACGCATAGTGAATATGGCAATTGACTTATTAATAAACTAG
- a CDS encoding DUF6049 family protein: MHRHNDINFIKHLSIIFMSCLLTVILMVTSLNVLTANATVNTLNAVKITTPKDANKDTKKLDLSIVDMSPKTIYDDKKISFTLRVTNNTNNTYTNANLNVYVEKKTPISRLNLKKQLKTKTYTEYELVESKQITEITPGVNNKSLVIDRELLPLNNPSEWGPRKITLELVPENQNQVPETPKNSKNHASTNNDNYFPSVFDSTFLIWDSKAKVEKTKLSVLAPVTSTDEELLKSQQTEVTPPSTEKGRERLLNLMKLSSIPSVTLAVDPALFDNTSSNFTKMSAKTNEEKQKATETQHTYKKTDSLNTFQKNLLQSFNSLDKPEIIALPYANANLLQMSQLRNNPFEIESLNESKKNLSHLFPTAKIHSDILFADSNNITENQSTPEGISNLIVSEKSVKTKTNLSYSPSGITSFGDKSLSIVDQEMSDLFSDSSISQLNLRQLLLAHTAIITRQRPNDSRQFLIKLPNNFQAQAHAIKTLEDLSLTSWVQNLKYSEFINANKQNIYTVNTEQPENLKFLTLAVNELSTGKKTIEKLKSIIKENNNLDKKFNNLALNVFKNWENPIYRDQYVRNLNNKAEQITNKIKIIPSKHINLINSKTHIPVTITNTLSYPIKADMTISSSHTLLQSGGKKNIQVPAFGTTVTEIPVKAIANGQVNVNFILTNSYYQDIIISPTVTINVKANWEDTGTIVTAILLGLLFGAGLFRNIYRNKKRMNEDTSNLSTAEKSDI, translated from the coding sequence ATGCATAGACACAATGACATAAACTTTATAAAGCATTTATCTATAATTTTTATGTCTTGTTTACTAACAGTAATCCTTATGGTCACATCTTTAAATGTACTCACAGCAAATGCAACCGTGAATACACTAAATGCTGTAAAAATAACTACCCCTAAAGACGCCAATAAAGATACAAAAAAACTAGACTTATCTATTGTTGATATGTCGCCTAAAACGATTTACGATGACAAAAAAATATCATTTACATTAAGAGTGACTAACAACACAAATAATACCTATACGAACGCAAATTTAAACGTATATGTAGAGAAAAAAACCCCTATTAGTAGACTAAATTTAAAAAAGCAACTAAAAACTAAAACTTACACTGAGTATGAATTAGTTGAATCTAAGCAAATCACTGAGATAACACCAGGCGTGAACAATAAATCTTTAGTTATAGATAGAGAACTCTTACCTTTAAACAATCCCAGCGAATGGGGTCCTAGAAAAATTACTTTAGAACTAGTTCCTGAAAACCAAAACCAGGTACCAGAGACTCCAAAAAATAGCAAAAATCATGCTTCAACAAATAATGATAATTACTTTCCAAGCGTTTTTGACTCAACATTTCTAATCTGGGACAGTAAAGCAAAAGTTGAAAAAACTAAATTATCAGTCTTAGCACCTGTCACATCAACTGACGAAGAACTACTTAAATCACAACAAACAGAAGTAACACCGCCTTCCACAGAAAAGGGCAGAGAACGTTTACTTAACCTAATGAAGTTATCGAGCATACCTTCAGTTACTTTAGCTGTTGATCCTGCACTTTTTGACAACACTTCGTCCAACTTTACAAAAATGAGTGCTAAAACTAATGAAGAAAAACAAAAAGCAACTGAGACGCAACATACTTATAAAAAAACAGATAGCTTAAATACTTTCCAAAAAAACTTACTACAAAGTTTTAACAGTCTTGATAAACCTGAAATAATAGCCTTACCATACGCTAACGCAAATCTATTACAAATGTCTCAGCTTAGAAATAATCCATTTGAAATAGAAAGCTTAAATGAAAGCAAGAAAAATCTTTCACACCTTTTCCCAACAGCAAAAATACACAGCGACATTTTATTTGCTGACAGCAACAATATAACTGAAAATCAGTCCACACCTGAAGGTATAAGCAACCTAATCGTGAGTGAAAAGTCGGTAAAAACAAAAACAAATTTGTCCTATAGCCCTAGTGGAATAACATCATTTGGCGATAAATCTCTAAGCATAGTTGACCAAGAAATGTCTGATTTGTTCAGTGATTCATCAATATCACAGTTAAACTTACGACAACTACTGCTTGCACATACTGCAATAATTACGAGGCAAAGACCTAACGATTCAAGACAATTTCTAATAAAACTACCAAATAATTTCCAAGCACAAGCTCATGCTATAAAAACACTCGAAGATTTATCTCTTACAAGTTGGGTACAAAACCTTAAATACAGCGAATTTATAAATGCTAATAAACAAAATATTTATACTGTAAATACTGAGCAACCTGAAAACCTAAAATTTTTAACTCTTGCTGTAAATGAACTTAGCACAGGTAAAAAAACTATTGAAAAACTCAAATCTATTATAAAAGAAAACAATAATTTAGATAAAAAATTCAACAACCTAGCCCTTAATGTTTTTAAAAACTGGGAAAACCCAATATATAGAGATCAGTATGTTAGAAATTTAAACAATAAAGCAGAACAAATTACTAACAAAATAAAAATTATCCCTTCAAAACATATAAATCTAATTAACTCTAAAACTCATATCCCAGTCACGATTACAAATACTCTGTCCTACCCAATCAAAGCAGATATGACTATTTCCAGCTCCCATACTTTATTACAATCTGGGGGTAAGAAAAATATTCAAGTCCCTGCTTTTGGTACTACTGTTACCGAAATACCAGTAAAAGCAATAGCTAATGGACAAGTAAATGTTAACTTTATCCTCACAAATAGTTATTACCAAGACATTATTATTTCTCCAACAGTAACAATAAATGTAAAAGCCAATTGGGAAGATACAGGAACAATAGTCACAGCTATATTACTGGGATTACTATTCGGAGCAGGTCTTTTCAGAAACATATATCGTAATAAGAAACGTATGAATGAAGATACTTCAAACCTAAGTACAGCTGAAAAATCTGACATTTAA
- the murJ gene encoding murein biosynthesis integral membrane protein MurJ — translation MTSDNSSNKGISQDSVSSENNQYNLVNNTESSLKNSSSVEKNDTYFDTLNDTHENCDESPENKGNQSLSSKYNLVDNSVANNFGDFKEYKCEKCINAEQHNEHINANISRNTSCENADINYAVNQNYTTPSSLVEKLSKTDLNSTKVLSDKAEEKQPNKTSRNQGQNAEPLNNSAKPQNPVAEPSNNSLAKSSLVMFAGTFVSRILGLVRSALLLATLGAFGAHDAFNVANTLPNTIFNLLAGGVLNAILVPQIVRAFRKKNGDEFVNRLLTTAATILLTITVLATAGSALLVSIFAYNMPAGWKALAVAFAFWCLPQIFFYGLYVLYGQVLNAKYSFGPYMWAPVLNNIISIAGLGVFIYFFGFASPNTTQQLSFWTFEKIMLIAGTGTLGVIAQALILIPIIKRTGFKLRLVWGVRGYGMKHTSKMALWAFGVVALSQVELLLISNIASSAQAYGERASQFIPSITVYSFAYLIYIIPQSLVTTSIITALFTKLSNQAASGENEQMSKDYMFTSTVLSSISIFASLTMMVLAVPLATLVGPSRPTYEIVAIAQVLAIMCICIPFQAFITINTRVLFAYEKTKNAFFFEIPRACILSLGAILIPYIFTPKYWVAGFCAVSCIAFVTVTFVQSLYLKHTFPIISYRYLLTNYLKEYLVMLFSAFVGLTISNLIFTSPVLLQGTLNRFSLAFIELSFIGTIMLVIYIAGLTIVKIPEIDSCINIVKQKLSVIRKK, via the coding sequence TTGACATCAGATAACTCGTCTAATAAAGGCATTAGTCAAGACAGTGTATCCTCTGAAAATAATCAATACAACTTAGTAAACAACACAGAATCTAGTTTAAAAAATAGTTCTAGTGTTGAAAAAAATGATACCTATTTTGATACCTTAAATGATACCCACGAAAACTGCGATGAAAGTCCTGAAAATAAAGGAAATCAAAGTCTATCAAGTAAATATAACTTAGTAGATAATTCTGTAGCTAATAATTTTGGAGACTTCAAAGAGTATAAATGTGAAAAATGCATAAATGCTGAGCAACACAACGAACACATAAACGCCAACATCTCAAGAAACACAAGTTGCGAAAACGCTGATATAAATTATGCTGTAAATCAAAACTACACAACACCTAGTTCACTTGTCGAAAAACTAAGCAAAACTGACCTCAACAGCACAAAAGTACTTTCAGATAAAGCTGAAGAAAAACAGCCTAATAAGACTTCGCGAAATCAAGGGCAAAATGCTGAGCCCCTAAATAACTCAGCTAAGCCACAAAACCCTGTAGCTGAACCATCAAATAACTCACTAGCAAAATCATCTCTGGTAATGTTTGCTGGAACATTTGTTTCGCGAATTTTAGGTTTGGTCCGTTCCGCTTTGCTATTAGCGACCTTAGGTGCTTTTGGAGCTCATGATGCTTTTAACGTAGCCAATACTTTACCTAACACAATCTTTAATCTTTTAGCCGGCGGTGTGTTAAACGCAATTCTAGTGCCTCAGATTGTTCGTGCTTTTAGGAAGAAAAATGGCGATGAATTTGTAAACAGATTGCTCACAACAGCAGCAACAATTTTACTCACCATAACAGTTTTAGCCACCGCTGGTAGCGCATTGCTCGTTTCAATATTTGCTTATAACATGCCAGCTGGTTGGAAAGCATTAGCTGTGGCATTTGCTTTCTGGTGCTTACCACAAATATTTTTCTATGGTTTATATGTTTTGTACGGACAAGTTTTAAACGCTAAATACTCTTTTGGTCCTTATATGTGGGCACCTGTTCTGAATAATATTATTTCAATAGCAGGACTTGGTGTATTCATATATTTCTTCGGTTTTGCCAGCCCAAATACAACTCAGCAACTTTCATTCTGGACTTTCGAAAAAATAATGCTGATTGCTGGAACTGGTACTCTGGGCGTAATAGCACAAGCTCTAATATTGATACCTATAATAAAACGTACAGGATTTAAACTGCGTTTAGTTTGGGGAGTACGTGGTTACGGAATGAAGCATACTTCTAAAATGGCTCTATGGGCTTTTGGAGTTGTTGCTTTATCCCAAGTAGAACTACTGCTCATAAGTAATATTGCTTCATCAGCGCAAGCATACGGTGAAAGAGCTTCACAGTTCATACCATCAATAACTGTTTATAGCTTTGCTTATTTGATTTACATAATTCCTCAATCTTTAGTAACTACTTCAATTATCACAGCACTGTTTACAAAACTATCAAACCAAGCTGCTAGTGGTGAAAACGAACAAATGAGCAAAGACTACATGTTTACCAGCACAGTTTTGAGTAGCATATCAATATTTGCTTCCCTAACTATGATGGTATTAGCTGTACCTTTAGCAACTTTAGTTGGACCCTCTCGACCAACATACGAGATAGTTGCTATCGCTCAAGTACTAGCAATAATGTGTATTTGTATACCATTCCAAGCATTTATAACTATAAATACTCGTGTTCTTTTCGCTTACGAGAAAACTAAAAATGCTTTCTTCTTTGAGATTCCGCGTGCTTGTATACTATCCTTGGGAGCTATACTAATACCTTATATTTTTACACCTAAATATTGGGTAGCTGGTTTTTGTGCTGTAAGTTGTATAGCTTTCGTTACAGTAACTTTTGTACAATCGCTGTATTTAAAACATACTTTCCCTATAATTTCATACAGATACTTGCTTACTAACTATTTGAAAGAATACTTAGTAATGCTATTTTCAGCTTTTGTTGGTTTAACTATCTCTAATTTGATATTTACATCGCCTGTATTATTACAAGGAACTTTGAACCGTTTTTCACTTGCTTTCATAGAGTTATCATTCATTGGAACTATAATGCTTGTTATTTACATAGCAGGTCTAACTATTGTGAAAATACCTGAAATCGATTCATGCATAAATATAGTAAAACAAAAACTCTCTGTAATACGTAAGAAATAA